Proteins encoded by one window of Lathyrus oleraceus cultivar Zhongwan6 chromosome 1, CAAS_Psat_ZW6_1.0, whole genome shotgun sequence:
- the LOC127124199 gene encoding (-)-isopiperitenol/(-)-carveol dehydrogenase, mitochondrial translates to MAESPSTNTTLRLSGKIAIVTGGASGIGEATARVFANQGVRKVVIADIQDELGNQVAMSIGNERCAFIHCDVANEDEVQNLIQSTVNTYGQVDIMFSNAGIFSPTSQTVMELDMSQLDHLFAINVRGMALCVKHAARAMVEGHVRGSIVCTGSIHGREGGSRSTDYTMSKHAVLGLMRAASVQLATHGIRVNCVSPNGLATPLTCKLLGKSHEDAQEIYKSLARLEGVVLTPKHVANAVLFLVSNEAEFITGLDLRVDGGFVPNDLCRVVDNAMPQP, encoded by the exons ATGGCAGAATCTCCATCCACAAACACTACTCTCAGATTATCTGGAAAAATTGCCATAGTGACCGGAGGTGCCAGTGGCATCGGCGAAGCCACGGCTCGTGTCTTTGCGAACCAAGGCGTTCGTAAAGTTGTGATCGCCGATATCCAAGACGAGCTCGGCAATCAAGTAGCTATGTCCATCGGTAATGAAAGGTGCGCCTTTATACATTGTGATGTTGCGAATGAGGATGAAGTTCAAAACCTCATTCAATCAACTGTCAATACTTATGGACAG GTAGATATAATGTTCAGCAATGCTGGAATATTTAGCCCCACTAGTCAAACAGTAATGGAACTTGATATGTCTCAACTTGACCATTTATTTGCAATAAATGTTCGAGGAATGGCATTGTGTGTGAAACATGCGGCACGTGCAATGGTTGAGGGTCACGTGAGGGGAAGTATCGTGTGTACAGGGAGTATTCACGGTAGAGAGGGAGGCTCAAGATCAACTGATTACACAATGTCAAAGCATGCGGTGTTGGGGCTAATGCGCGCGGCCAGTGTGCAACTGGCAACACACGGGATAAGAGTGAACTGTGTCTCACCAAATGGATTGGCAACACCTTTGACTTGTAAGTTGTTGGGAAAGAGTCACGAAGATGCACAAGAGATTTATAAAAGCTTAGCGAGGCTCGAGGGAGTGGTGCTCACGCCAAAACACGTGGCGAATGCTGTATTGTTTTTGGTTTCTAACGAGGCTGAGTTTATTACAGGTCTTGATCTTAGGGTTGATGGTGGATTTGTTCCGAATGATTTATGCAGAGTGGTAGACAATGCAATGCCACAACCTTAG